A single genomic interval of Bacillus smithii harbors:
- a CDS encoding M24 family metallopeptidase, with protein MNGVELTHEERRLKELSDLTHSATSAREALSSLLRELGLAKSRLGIDEDGMTMACLSHIKSRFPGIEFIFFSNKIRQIRAVKTPHEIDALTYAANCVEKAIEDVISNLKEGISELEIANMFNTSIASQGAIAALPMIKIGRHAVGGQRRQKSEIKLQPGDLIWFDCDVVCNGYWADNARVFSYKYMKPEYDKFNALYKGQLVAINEVKIGMKGKDVFKLTMSAGLKKFP; from the coding sequence ATGAATGGAGTTGAGCTTACTCACGAAGAAAGAAGGCTTAAGGAACTATCTGATCTTACTCACAGCGCTACTAGTGCACGAGAGGCCTTATCATCTTTGTTAAGAGAACTAGGATTAGCAAAATCAAGATTAGGGATCGATGAAGATGGCATGACAATGGCTTGTTTAAGTCATATTAAAAGTAGATTTCCAGGTATAGAATTTATATTTTTTTCTAACAAAATTAGGCAGATAAGGGCTGTTAAAACACCACATGAGATAGATGCGCTTACTTACGCGGCAAATTGTGTGGAAAAAGCCATTGAAGATGTTATCAGTAATCTCAAAGAAGGCATTAGTGAATTAGAAATAGCAAACATGTTTAATACATCTATAGCCAGTCAAGGAGCTATCGCTGCTTTACCAATGATCAAAATAGGTAGACACGCGGTTGGAGGACAACGTAGACAAAAATCGGAAATTAAGCTCCAACCTGGGGACTTAATATGGTTTGATTGCGATGTAGTCTGTAATGGGTATTGGGCAGATAATGCACGGGTGTTCTCATATAAATATATGAAACCCGAGTATGATAAATTTAATGCATTGTACAAGGGACAGCTTGTGGCAATTAATGAAGTAAAGATCGGTATGAAGGGAAAAGATGTATTTAAATTAACAATGAGTGCGGGTCTGAAAAAATTTCCATAA
- a CDS encoding TIGR00730 family Rossman fold protein, with amino-acid sequence MKSICVFCGSNYGNDMEFKQAARELGKFLANKKISLIYGGGKAGLMGEIADAVLSHKGHVIGIIPKFLKDKELAHENISELFIVDTMHTRKAKMYELADGFIVMPGGYGTYEELFEVLSWLQIGIHNKPIALLNVNGFFDPLIKLMENFKPNLVNKWT; translated from the coding sequence ATGAAATCCATTTGTGTATTTTGTGGTTCAAACTATGGGAATGACATGGAGTTTAAGCAAGCAGCCAGAGAGCTTGGAAAGTTCCTTGCCAATAAAAAAATATCCCTGATTTACGGTGGAGGGAAGGCGGGGCTAATGGGGGAAATTGCAGATGCTGTCTTAAGCCATAAAGGCCATGTTATTGGGATCATACCTAAGTTTTTAAAAGATAAGGAACTAGCACATGAAAATATAAGTGAACTCTTTATTGTAGACACAATGCATACACGCAAAGCGAAAATGTATGAGTTAGCAGATGGATTTATTGTCATGCCTGGAGGTTATGGAACTTATGAAGAACTTTTTGAAGTGCTCTCTTGGTTGCAAATAGGCATACATAATAAGCCAATTGCTCTGCTTAATGTCAATGGTTTCTTCGATCCTCTCATAAAATTGATGGAGAATTTCAAACCTAATTTAGTAAATAAATGGACATGA
- a CDS encoding site-specific integrase, translating into MLKHHRSLELNDIHKTLVRRFIQEQITKENMKPRTIHRKISCLKSFMKYCTRENLLMNDFMVGIETPKIDNKLPVYMNLQELQKLFRYLENDTGRFAIRRGIMSIYLLN; encoded by the coding sequence TTGCTAAAGCATCATCGATCCCTTGAATTGAATGACATTCATAAAACTCTCGTGCGACGTTTTATCCAAGAACAAATTACAAAAGAAAACATGAAACCTAGAACGATTCACCGAAAAATCTCTTGTTTAAAATCGTTTATGAAGTACTGTACACGCGAAAACCTGTTGATGAATGATTTTATGGTTGGTATCGAAACCCCGAAGATTGATAATAAACTACCTGTATATATGAACTTGCAGGAGTTGCAAAAACTCTTTCGCTATCTAGAAAATGATACAGGTCGATTTGCCATCAGGAGAGGTATCATGTCCATTTATTTACTAAATTAG
- a CDS encoding IS4 family transposase, with protein MITKKEYFAQLPKEIKDGFSELQIGNHLRKAGIIKACGYSCLSIFQLLFLLVFQYRNWYHALQSKKAADLPGKDTIYRFLNSSTYNWRTFLLSLSSEVIRRVKQTISKRRVTVFIVDDSIYSRNRSKSVELLAKVFDHSTRQFVNGFQLLTLGWSDGFTFVPIDFALLSSANQKNRLNEIHSSIDKRTTGYKRRLEALEAKPNMVLKLVEHALDKGIFADYVLMDTWFTHAPLVEKIHSKGLFVIGMVKQLKQRYLFNGERLTLEQLYRKAKRDIGKKETLGSIHATLHTGLPVKIVFVRNRNNQSEWLAILSTDTTLSNEEIVRIYGMRWDIETFFKFSKSFLHLAKEFQGRSYDMMISHTTIVFTRYILIAWQLRKEEDPKTMGNLFLFLCDEVKEMDFKTALLQLISLFQTLAEAKVYLSMDIFQCQLSNWITSLPRYIKDCLHISVCES; from the coding sequence ATGATAACGAAAAAAGAGTATTTTGCGCAATTACCAAAAGAAATAAAAGACGGATTTTCTGAATTACAAATTGGTAATCATTTAAGAAAAGCAGGAATTATCAAGGCTTGTGGTTATTCTTGTTTATCGATTTTTCAACTATTATTTCTTCTTGTTTTTCAATACAGAAACTGGTACCACGCCTTACAAAGCAAAAAGGCTGCCGATTTACCAGGAAAAGATACCATTTATCGTTTTTTGAACTCGTCTACGTATAACTGGAGAACCTTTTTACTATCTCTGAGCTCCGAAGTGATTCGTCGTGTGAAACAAACGATTTCGAAGCGCCGTGTTACCGTGTTTATTGTAGACGATTCGATTTATTCTCGTAACCGTAGTAAATCGGTTGAGCTTCTAGCTAAAGTATTCGATCATTCCACTCGTCAGTTTGTCAATGGTTTTCAACTATTAACGCTCGGATGGTCCGATGGCTTTACATTTGTACCTATCGATTTCGCTCTTTTGAGTTCAGCGAACCAAAAGAATCGCTTGAACGAAATCCATTCGTCCATTGATAAACGAACCACAGGCTACAAACGACGGCTCGAGGCATTGGAAGCAAAACCAAACATGGTGTTGAAATTAGTAGAACATGCATTGGATAAAGGAATTTTCGCTGATTATGTGCTCATGGATACATGGTTTACTCATGCCCCGTTGGTGGAGAAGATTCACTCCAAAGGCCTTTTTGTCATTGGTATGGTCAAACAGCTGAAACAACGGTATCTTTTCAACGGAGAACGTTTAACCTTGGAACAACTGTATCGAAAAGCGAAACGAGACATTGGCAAAAAAGAAACACTCGGCTCGATTCACGCAACCCTTCATACGGGTTTACCAGTGAAAATCGTGTTTGTGCGGAATCGAAACAACCAAAGTGAATGGCTAGCCATTTTGAGTACAGATACCACGCTGTCTAATGAAGAAATCGTTCGAATCTATGGGATGCGTTGGGACATTGAAACCTTTTTTAAATTCAGTAAATCGTTTTTACATTTAGCCAAAGAGTTTCAAGGTCGTTCCTATGACATGATGATTAGCCATACTACCATTGTCTTCACTCGGTATATCTTGATTGCTTGGCAACTTCGGAAAGAAGAGGATCCGAAGACCATGGGCAACTTATTCTTGTTTCTATGTGACGAAGTAAAGGAGATGGACTTTAAAACGGCTTTACTACAATTGATTTCTCTTTTCCAAACTTTGGCTGAAGCTAAGGTTTATTTGAGTATGGACATTTTTCAGTGTCAACTGTCCAATTGGATTACTTCTTTACCTCGTTATATCAAGGACTGTCTCCATATTTCTGTGTGCGAAAGTTGA
- a CDS encoding serine/threonine-protein kinase has protein sequence MKKWIDLFERALKVGTVLNNRYEIVRLLGKGGYGLVYEALDNSLGQKVVVKQLRKRRAKSQKDCLAFENEAAILKSLSHPAFPSYIDSFQDQTGKFIVMEKLDGYSFEELIFQQKKEFDHDDSLLILLEVLKLVHFLHCQGIIHRDLRTPNILMNNDQLLIIDFGLARRIGARDDFNEKNFKHVARCSFSFQEDLMALGHFVLFLLYSTYKPVSIREKSWEEELKLPRKTKEVIRKMLHISPPYDSVEQVIEDVQNILFSSPNQREIKPIIVAQNG, from the coding sequence ATGAAGAAGTGGATAGACTTATTCGAAAGGGCCTTAAAAGTCGGAACCGTTCTCAACAATCGTTATGAAATCGTTCGATTGTTGGGTAAAGGAGGATATGGGCTGGTGTATGAAGCTCTTGACAACTCACTTGGCCAAAAAGTGGTTGTCAAACAATTAAGGAAGCGAAGAGCAAAATCCCAAAAGGATTGTCTCGCTTTTGAAAATGAAGCTGCCATATTGAAGTCTCTTTCCCATCCGGCTTTTCCTTCCTACATCGATTCTTTTCAAGATCAGACCGGAAAATTTATAGTGATGGAAAAATTGGACGGATACTCATTTGAAGAACTTATTTTTCAACAAAAAAAGGAATTTGATCATGACGATTCTTTGCTGATCTTATTAGAAGTGTTAAAACTTGTTCATTTTTTGCATTGCCAAGGGATTATACACCGCGATTTGCGGACCCCCAATATCCTGATGAACAACGATCAGCTGTTGATTATTGATTTTGGTTTAGCACGTCGAATAGGAGCTCGTGATGATTTCAATGAGAAAAATTTCAAACATGTCGCACGATGTTCCTTCTCGTTTCAAGAAGATCTAATGGCACTTGGCCATTTTGTTCTTTTTTTGCTGTATTCAACCTATAAGCCTGTTTCCATCAGGGAAAAGAGCTGGGAAGAAGAATTGAAGTTGCCTAGAAAAACTAAAGAGGTCATTCGAAAAATGCTTCATATCAGCCCTCCTTATGATTCTGTGGAACAAGTGATAGAAGATGTCCAAAACATCCTGTTTTCAAGTCCAAATCAGCGAGAAATAAAACCCATAATCGTTGCTCAAAATGGATAA
- a CDS encoding sulfite exporter TauE/SafE family protein → MQKLIVLALVGLAAQLVDGSLGMGYGLTSTSLLLLYGIAPAAASASVHLAEVVTTAASGISHIRFGNIDKEIVLKLIIPGSIGAFLGATVLSNLPGDVLKPYISIFLLLLGVYIIFRFIFRSSQNEKAEGKKVSKKLFVPLGFIAGFFDATGGGGWGPIATPTLLSKKDLEPRKVIGSVDTSEFAVSLASSIGFLLSLGANEINWIWTLALMIGGLIAAPIAAFLIKIIPSHLLGVLVGGMIIYSNLQTLLKSRNLSDSWITFANIAVFLVWALSVLFVMKKHRNLAAQNSRFTKNLKKIHVE, encoded by the coding sequence ATGCAAAAATTAATCGTACTTGCATTAGTAGGTTTAGCGGCACAATTAGTAGACGGATCGCTTGGAATGGGTTATGGTTTAACATCCACTTCCTTGCTGTTATTGTATGGCATCGCTCCGGCTGCAGCCTCCGCTTCTGTTCATTTGGCAGAAGTGGTGACAACGGCAGCGTCCGGCATTTCTCATATACGTTTCGGAAACATCGACAAAGAAATCGTCTTGAAATTAATTATCCCTGGATCCATCGGGGCTTTCCTAGGTGCTACCGTATTAAGTAATCTTCCGGGAGACGTGTTAAAGCCGTACATCTCCATTTTTCTTCTACTTTTAGGGGTGTACATTATATTTCGCTTTATTTTCCGATCCAGTCAGAATGAAAAGGCTGAAGGAAAAAAAGTGTCCAAAAAACTGTTCGTTCCTTTAGGATTTATCGCCGGATTTTTCGATGCGACCGGCGGTGGGGGATGGGGCCCGATAGCAACCCCGACATTGTTATCCAAAAAGGATCTGGAACCGAGGAAAGTGATCGGTTCAGTGGATACAAGCGAATTCGCAGTATCACTTGCGTCAAGCATAGGATTTCTTCTTTCGCTAGGAGCGAATGAAATCAACTGGATCTGGACATTGGCCTTAATGATTGGAGGCCTGATTGCCGCACCGATCGCCGCATTTTTAATAAAAATCATTCCTTCCCATTTGCTAGGTGTCCTTGTTGGTGGAATGATCATTTATTCGAATTTGCAAACATTATTAAAATCAAGAAATTTATCTGATTCGTGGATTACTTTTGCTAATATCGCCGTTTTCCTTGTATGGGCTTTAAGCGTACTGTTTGTGATGAAAAAACATCGAAATTTAGCGGCCCAAAACAGCCGTTTCACCAAAAATCTTAAAAAGATTCATGTCGAATAG
- a CDS encoding NAD(P)-binding protein → MFPIMVDLSDKKIVVAGGGHVAYHKIQHLLKYHVHVHVVSPTFHHRIVELANEKKVTLIQKLIEYEDYKDAFFVIAATNSKIVNDQIANSAKPHQLVVNTTDPQKGNCTIPASFNRGKLVIGVSTGGASPTLAKQIKNQIAEQYDERYESYLEFLFEIRETIKQHISDPKEKRKWLKKAVDPIYLSSTKEQQRFREQLESVWNHDLL, encoded by the coding sequence ATGTTTCCTATTATGGTTGATTTATCGGATAAAAAAATCGTTGTAGCGGGCGGCGGTCATGTCGCCTACCACAAGATTCAACATTTGCTAAAATATCACGTTCATGTTCATGTTGTGAGCCCTACTTTTCACCATAGGATCGTGGAGCTGGCAAATGAAAAAAAGGTGACGCTTATTCAAAAGTTGATTGAATATGAGGATTATAAAGACGCTTTTTTCGTCATTGCTGCTACCAATTCCAAAATCGTAAATGATCAAATAGCCAATTCGGCCAAACCTCATCAGCTTGTGGTCAATACAACGGATCCCCAAAAAGGAAATTGCACGATCCCGGCATCATTCAATCGTGGAAAATTAGTCATCGGTGTATCAACAGGAGGAGCCAGTCCCACTTTGGCTAAACAGATTAAAAACCAAATAGCCGAGCAATATGATGAGCGCTATGAATCTTACTTAGAATTTTTATTTGAAATCAGGGAAACAATCAAACAGCATATATCAGATCCGAAAGAAAAAAGAAAATGGCTGAAAAAAGCGGTAGACCCCATTTATCTATCTTCAACCAAAGAACAGCAACGGTTTAGAGAGCAACTGGAATCTGTATGGAATCACGATCTATTATGA
- a CDS encoding sirohydrochlorin chelatase, which produces MKAVLYICHGSRVKEGCEQAIEFVREVQKEISIPIQEIAFLELARPTIKDAFLRCLEKGADEVYVIPILLFAAGHVKTDIPKILLQLQVSYPSVPILYGEPIGVHNSVSEILKNRIKETGVPIKDHVGVLLVARGSKDKDMQLDFNELARRFKQKTEYFYVKTSYLTGASPSFEEALEEMVNESRLKQIFVLPYLLFTGLLMKGMEKKIRDLDTEKDVILCRYLGYDPLLKEAVQDRVKNALKMGEIHVSYYG; this is translated from the coding sequence ATGAAAGCCGTCCTATATATTTGCCATGGAAGCCGTGTAAAAGAAGGATGCGAACAAGCAATTGAATTTGTTCGAGAAGTCCAAAAAGAGATATCCATCCCAATTCAAGAAATTGCATTTCTTGAATTGGCCCGGCCTACGATCAAAGACGCTTTTCTGCGCTGCTTAGAAAAAGGGGCTGACGAAGTATATGTCATTCCCATTCTCCTCTTTGCAGCAGGACACGTGAAAACCGATATTCCTAAAATCTTGCTGCAGCTGCAAGTCTCTTATCCTTCTGTGCCGATCCTGTACGGAGAACCGATTGGTGTACATAATAGTGTGTCTGAAATATTAAAAAATAGAATCAAAGAAACAGGAGTTCCGATTAAGGACCATGTAGGAGTATTGCTGGTAGCGCGCGGCAGCAAAGACAAGGATATGCAGCTTGATTTTAACGAACTTGCTCGTCGATTTAAACAAAAAACCGAGTATTTTTATGTGAAAACTTCTTATCTAACTGGGGCGTCTCCAAGCTTTGAAGAAGCTTTGGAAGAGATGGTCAATGAATCTCGACTTAAACAAATTTTTGTACTCCCATATTTGTTATTTACCGGACTTTTAATGAAAGGGATGGAAAAGAAAATTCGTGATCTTGATACAGAAAAGGATGTCATCTTATGCCGTTATTTAGGATATGATCCTTTGCTGAAAGAAGCTGTCCAAGATCGAGTGAAAAATGCGTTGAAAATGGGGGAAATCCATGTTTCCTATTATGGTTGA
- the cobA gene encoding uroporphyrinogen-III C-methyltransferase — protein MGKVFLVGAGPGDPELITLKGLKAIQEADVILYDRLINPALLDYAKQGATLIFCGKLPKHHHLQQETINHILVKHAKAGKTVTRLKGGDPFVFGRGGEEAEFLVKNGIPFEVVPGITSGIAAPAYAGIPVTHREYSGSFAFVAGHRKEGTHEDLKWEALAKGIDTLAIYMGVSNLPYIQEQLLKFGKPKDTPVALVHWGTTSQQRTVTGTLETIVDVVRREKVENPSMIVIGEVVKLREKLSWFEKSEPFILMGESV, from the coding sequence TTGGGAAAAGTGTTCCTGGTGGGAGCCGGCCCAGGCGATCCAGAATTAATTACATTAAAAGGTTTAAAAGCCATTCAAGAGGCGGACGTGATTTTATACGACCGCCTTATAAATCCCGCATTGTTGGATTATGCCAAACAGGGAGCTACTCTGATTTTCTGCGGTAAATTGCCGAAACATCACCATCTCCAGCAAGAAACGATTAATCACATTCTAGTAAAACATGCAAAAGCAGGGAAAACAGTGACGCGGTTAAAAGGAGGCGATCCCTTTGTGTTTGGAAGAGGCGGGGAGGAAGCGGAATTTTTAGTAAAGAATGGCATTCCGTTTGAAGTAGTGCCTGGCATAACATCAGGAATCGCTGCCCCGGCTTATGCCGGAATTCCTGTTACCCATCGGGAGTATAGCGGCAGTTTTGCTTTTGTGGCTGGACATCGCAAGGAAGGAACCCATGAAGACTTGAAATGGGAAGCTCTGGCAAAAGGAATCGATACACTGGCCATATATATGGGAGTCAGCAATCTTCCGTACATTCAAGAACAATTGTTGAAATTCGGCAAACCGAAAGATACTCCAGTTGCTCTAGTTCATTGGGGAACTACCTCCCAGCAGCGGACTGTAACAGGTACATTGGAAACCATCGTTGATGTAGTTCGTCGAGAAAAGGTGGAAAATCCAAGCATGATCGTGATTGGGGAAGTGGTAAAGCTGCGGGAGAAGCTGAGTTGGTTTGAAAAAAGCGAGCCGTTCATTTTAATGGGGGAATCCGTATGA
- a CDS encoding DUF3906 family protein has translation MTLYRFEVITEDQQMIPVIIAADNDERAFELVEIELEKFYLTLPPIEEIVLYEKKKLRNGGGFVIGTDHDQYAKY, from the coding sequence ATGACTCTATATCGTTTTGAAGTCATCACAGAGGATCAGCAAATGATACCTGTCATCATTGCGGCTGACAATGACGAACGGGCATTTGAATTAGTTGAAATAGAATTGGAAAAATTTTATTTAACCTTACCGCCCATTGAAGAAATTGTGTTATATGAAAAAAAGAAACTAAGAAATGGCGGCGGATTTGTCATTGGAACCGATCATGATCAATACGCAAAATATTGA
- a CDS encoding nitrite/sulfite reductase, with amino-acid sequence MSYEKVWKDNPKLNKDELRKLEKDGLEIFNDIPYYAEHGFSSIPKEEWGAFKWAGLYLQRPKEDGYFMMRVKVPTGILNNEQLETLAGIAKDFGRNFFDITTRQAVQFHWLRIENIPEIFDRLNKVGLTSTFACGDVPRNILGNPLAGIDKDEVLDTRPIVQEIHEFLTGNEDFSNLPRKFKISINANVYNSGQAEINDCAFVPAKKVIDGEEKIGFHLKVGGGLSAVPKLAVPLDIFVLPEKVKDVVKGVLTIFRDYGYRERRNHARLKFLVADWGPEKFKEKLLELTGPLPEAGTDLTKGWNASYLYGVHPQKQEGLHYVGLNIPVGRLQVEDALELARLAKKYGNGEVRTCGSQNLIIANVPTENVDALLKEPILEKFSIRPPRFTAYAISCTGIEFCNLALTETKERMRRLAAFLDKEVDVDVPVRINMVGCPNSCGQRQIADIGLQGVLMKNKEKKMVQAFEINVGGTLLNGGQFNQKLKGRIDGEHLPFVLKEFLTYFSKTKLEGETFFEYFKRVGIEPLQEELDRILSNLALTA; translated from the coding sequence ATGAGTTATGAAAAAGTGTGGAAGGATAATCCCAAATTGAATAAGGATGAACTTCGGAAACTGGAAAAAGACGGTTTGGAAATTTTTAATGATATTCCATACTATGCGGAACACGGTTTCTCATCCATTCCAAAAGAAGAATGGGGTGCATTTAAATGGGCGGGGCTTTATTTGCAACGTCCGAAAGAAGACGGCTATTTTATGATGAGGGTAAAAGTGCCGACTGGAATACTAAACAATGAACAGTTAGAAACTTTGGCGGGCATTGCAAAAGATTTTGGACGAAACTTTTTTGATATTACAACTCGCCAAGCCGTCCAATTTCATTGGTTGAGAATTGAAAACATTCCGGAAATTTTTGATCGCTTGAATAAAGTGGGATTGACCAGCACTTTCGCCTGCGGTGATGTTCCTCGGAATATTCTCGGAAATCCGTTGGCAGGCATTGATAAAGACGAAGTATTGGATACTCGTCCGATCGTTCAAGAAATACATGAATTTCTGACCGGCAACGAAGATTTTTCCAACCTGCCTCGAAAGTTTAAAATTTCAATCAACGCTAATGTTTATAATTCCGGACAAGCAGAAATCAATGACTGTGCATTCGTTCCAGCCAAAAAAGTCATCGACGGAGAGGAAAAGATAGGGTTCCATCTAAAAGTTGGCGGCGGGTTGTCCGCGGTGCCAAAACTAGCTGTTCCACTCGATATCTTTGTACTGCCTGAAAAAGTAAAAGATGTTGTAAAAGGCGTTCTGACCATTTTCCGTGATTACGGTTATCGGGAAAGACGAAATCATGCACGCTTGAAATTTTTAGTGGCGGATTGGGGTCCGGAAAAATTCAAAGAAAAATTGTTAGAACTTACCGGTCCGCTTCCTGAAGCAGGAACTGATCTGACAAAAGGATGGAATGCCAGCTATTTGTACGGAGTTCATCCACAAAAACAAGAAGGACTGCATTACGTCGGTTTGAATATTCCAGTGGGCAGACTGCAAGTAGAAGATGCATTGGAATTGGCTCGGCTGGCGAAAAAATATGGAAACGGAGAAGTCCGGACATGTGGTTCGCAAAATTTGATTATTGCCAATGTTCCGACTGAAAATGTAGATGCTTTGCTTAAAGAACCTATTCTGGAGAAATTCTCGATACGTCCACCGCGATTCACCGCTTATGCCATTTCATGCACAGGCATTGAATTTTGTAATTTAGCTTTGACTGAGACAAAAGAAAGAATGAGACGGCTTGCCGCATTTCTTGACAAGGAAGTGGATGTGGATGTTCCGGTTCGCATCAATATGGTGGGCTGCCCTAACTCTTGCGGCCAGCGGCAAATTGCTGATATCGGCTTGCAAGGAGTTTTAATGAAAAATAAAGAAAAGAAAATGGTGCAAGCATTTGAAATCAATGTGGGCGGAACATTGTTGAATGGCGGCCAATTTAACCAAAAATTAAAAGGAAGAATCGACGGCGAACATCTGCCGTTTGTATTAAAAGAATTCTTAACCTATTTCAGCAAGACCAAATTGGAAGGCGAAACGTTTTTTGAATACTTCAAACGAGTGGGAATAGAACCACTTCAAGAAGAGTTGGATCGTATATTAAGCAATTTGGCCTTAACAGCTTGA
- the cysC gene encoding adenylyl-sulfate kinase: MAQNIVWHEPSLQKEERRKRNGHHSAVFWFTGLSGSGKSTIANRVAKKLHELGVQTYVLDGDNIRHGLNKDLGFSEQDRKENIRRIGEVAKLFVDSGQMVFTAFISPFREDRETVRKLLEEDEFIEVYVKCPLSQCEERDPKGLYKKARKGEISDFTGISSPYEEPESPEIVLETDRFSIEECAEQLLSYIKERNWI; this comes from the coding sequence ATGGCACAAAATATTGTATGGCATGAACCATCTTTGCAAAAAGAGGAACGCCGGAAACGGAATGGGCATCACAGCGCTGTATTCTGGTTTACAGGGCTGTCGGGATCAGGAAAATCCACGATCGCCAACCGCGTCGCCAAAAAACTTCATGAATTAGGGGTGCAGACTTATGTGTTAGATGGGGACAATATCCGCCACGGTTTAAACAAAGACCTCGGATTTTCGGAACAAGATCGCAAAGAAAACATTCGCCGAATTGGAGAAGTCGCCAAATTATTTGTAGATAGTGGGCAAATGGTATTTACTGCTTTTATTTCCCCATTTCGTGAAGATCGTGAAACGGTCAGAAAATTGCTCGAAGAAGATGAATTTATTGAAGTGTATGTCAAATGTCCCCTCAGCCAATGCGAAGAACGTGATCCAAAAGGACTTTATAAAAAGGCGCGTAAAGGAGAGATTTCAGATTTCACAGGTATCTCTTCTCCCTATGAAGAGCCTGAATCGCCTGAAATCGTATTGGAGACCGATCGGTTTTCAATCGAAGAATGCGCGGAACAGCTTTTGTCCTATATAAAAGAAAGAAATTGGATCTAA